Proteins from a genomic interval of Treponema primitia ZAS-1:
- a CDS encoding formate--tetrahydrofolate ligase, which yields MAKGSDAVKKFIGSDIDIAQAVYPEHAYDVNEIAAKLSIPEKYIEQYGKYKAKIDYNYLNNELKDKKDGKLILVTAITPTPAGEG from the coding sequence GTGAAGAAGTTTATCGGTTCAGACATTGATATCGCCCAAGCGGTTTATCCCGAACACGCCTATGATGTTAATGAAATCGCAGCGAAGTTAAGTATTCCCGAGAAGTATATTGAGCAGTACGGAAAGTACAAAGCGAAGATAGACTACAACTACCTTAACAACGAGCTTAAGGACAAGAAGGACGGCAAGCTCATCCTGGTAACGGCGATTACCCCCACTCCGGCAGGGGAGGGC